The Candidatus Beckwithbacteria bacterium genome has a segment encoding these proteins:
- a CDS encoding peptidoglycan bridge formation glycyltransferase FemA/FemB family protein → MFSNTNLIDVRQTSQFNQFMQTLGWQQGVLRQDKDTVFYSYRTIPLTPFGLVKILRAKKSLDPKMVKQIKRKHRVVIFKQEPFIIAKQKKDQIYFTKDKNNSWPVLPTKTLWLDVTKSENYLLANLKAKTRYNLRKAQQKLVVSIISGDKTSKEQLQNFYQLWSKNKPHNWLFKPKFSELENLVRSFGGKCFFVFISQKCHSERSEESITNNLLATCLILTTPNMAFYWHNASTLKSHQLFAPTLCIWQAILESKKRKMKIFDFEGLWDERFPKLNSGWKGFTKFKLGFSAS, encoded by the coding sequence ATGTTTTCAAATACTAATCTTATTGATGTCCGTCAAACATCGCAGTTCAACCAATTTATGCAAACCCTTGGCTGGCAACAAGGTGTTTTAAGACAAGATAAAGACACAGTTTTTTATTCTTACCGCACTATTCCCTTAACTCCTTTTGGTTTGGTTAAAATTTTGCGCGCTAAAAAATCACTCGACCCCAAAATGGTTAAGCAAATCAAAAGAAAACATAGAGTTGTAATTTTTAAGCAAGAACCTTTTATTATTGCTAAACAAAAAAAAGATCAGATTTATTTTACTAAAGATAAAAATAATTCTTGGCCAGTTTTACCTACTAAAACCCTATGGCTTGACGTAACTAAATCTGAAAACTATTTATTGGCAAACTTAAAAGCTAAAACCCGTTATAACTTACGCAAGGCTCAACAAAAATTAGTAGTTTCAATTATTTCTGGAGATAAAACAAGCAAAGAACAATTGCAAAATTTCTATCAACTGTGGTCAAAAAATAAACCGCACAACTGGCTGTTTAAACCTAAATTTTCAGAGCTAGAAAACTTAGTCAGATCTTTTGGAGGGAAATGTTTTTTTGTCTTTATTTCTCAAAAGTGTCATTCTGAGCGTAGCGAAGAATCTATTACTAATAACCTGTTGGCCACTTGTCTTATCCTAACTACTCCTAATATGGCTTTCTATTGGCACAACGCTTCAACTCTAAAAAGCCATCAACTTTTTGCTCCAACTTTATGTATTTGGCAAGCAATTTTGGAAAGCAAAAAACGCAAGATGAAAATCTTTGACTTTGAAGGTTTATGGGATGAGCGCTTTCCCAAACTCAATTCTGGTTGGAAGGGATTTACCAAGTTTAAGCTTGGTTTCAGCGCTAGTTGA